Proteins encoded together in one Diabrotica undecimpunctata isolate CICGRU chromosome 3, icDiaUnde3, whole genome shotgun sequence window:
- the LOC140436466 gene encoding breast cancer anti-estrogen resistance protein 3 homolog isoform X5 has translation MEPMADPSMNAADLRKTLEWELSLDSRDLRSHAWYHGAIPRLRAEEIVREEGEFLIRDCTSQPGNYVLSCRTKMQALHFVINKHILQRDTVYERVQYQFEDEAFDTVPDLITFYVGSGKPITVASGARIQIPRNRMYPLSFYASKYPTPLLQSRLTSPASTPVGHQYRHSPLQPYRPSNSPTRPSRDGAPRLPSKKQRSQSLTPSEVNRISQEKCNSADGVIQSPLMTRSAGADTINHNHRFSSHSLPRNPHNKLSLSCSANTLGRDCRNRMNSDNTLSPCSERRFISGNDLGLADSPPPKPSRVPCLVRTESKDSDVTEGRYSIDGITHGGLQRVTSYHASGSDSGNGSGDSAMSSVTDTGEVPKSGGVVIKNPRYNMSTSESSTTLKNFEIDWMAAEEKLSQMELPECDLSSRFDLENFQTLLLPVHENKPLDAQALRRIKMTLFESGPRILANHLTRTDLDLIFGNRGEDGVKSKLTLGLNLCALPHGHQFRMDLIERTECLKLLVAVTILTCADESERTDTLNKWIEVAIDTKTALGNLFGFCGIMLGLCLPQIEKLNTTWHMLRQKYTDSAFNFEAKLRPMLKNMNSCSNPQAPNTTIPHLLPLILLLERNLNDFLTINDQNQLVQTSLGFWEWNTQDFGIGTLLNHMDTARKYLEMCSVYQRNAEIVLGEARTDELTIDIFRTEFQLKFLWGSRGAFANANERHTKFEQVLTVMAEKYCNLKSDSEV, from the exons gaACCCATGGCCGACCCGAGCATGAATGCGGCCGATCTCCGCAAGACACTGGAATGGGAACTTTCTCTGGACAGTAGGGACCTCAGATCGCACGCATGGTACCACGGAGCAATCCCAAGACTGCGGGCCGAAGAAATAGTACGGGAAGAAGGAGAATTTTTGATCAGGGATTGTACATCGCAACCTGGCAATTACGTACTTAGCTGCAGAACGAAAATGCAAGCGCTCCATTTCGTCATTAACAAGCATATTCTGCAGCGCGATACGGTGTACGAACGAGTGCAGTACCAATTCGAAGATGAAGCTTTCGATACCGTTCCAGATCTTATAACTTTCTACGTAGGTTCGGGAAAGCCGATAACAGTAGCGTCCGGAGCCAGGATTCAAATTCCACGGAACCGAATGTACCCTCTCTCGTTTTACGCATCAAAATATCCAACACCACTGCTGCAAAGTAGACTTACTTCACCAGCTAGCACGCCGGTAGGTCACCAATATCGACATAGTCCTCTACAGCCCTATAGACCTAGCAATTCGCCTACTAGACCTTCTAGAGACGGGGCTCCAAGACTGCCTTCCAAGAAACAAAGAAGTCAGTCTTTGACGCCCTCTGAG GTAAACAGAATTTCACAAGAAAAATGTAACAGTGCCGATGGAGTAATTCAATCACCACTAATGACGAGATCAGCAGGAGCAGACACCATCAACCACAATCACCGATTCTCTTCACATTCCCTGCCCCGAAACCCACATAACAAACTTTCGCTTTCTTGTAGTGCTAATACTCTTGGAAGAGACTGTCGAAATCGAATGAACAGTGACAATACCCTCTCACCATGTTCGGAAAGGCGGTTTATCTCCGGTAACGATTTAGGACTAGCTGACTCACCCCCACCCAAACCCTCACGAGTTCCTTGCCTAGTGCGAACCGAATCAAAAGATTCCGACGTAACCGAAGGCCGGTATAGTATTGATGGTATTACCCATGGAGGACTCCAAAGGGTGACATCTTACCATGCGTCGGGCTCAGATTCAGGAAACGGTTCTGGTGATTCCGCGATGAGTTCCGTTACAGATACCGGAGAAGTTCCTAAATCGGGAGGTGTAGTTATTAAAAACCCGAGGTATAACATGTCCACTTCCGAATCTTCCACTACTCTTAAGAATTTCGAAATCGACTGGATGGCAGCCGAGGAGAAACTCTCCCAAATGGAATTGCCAGAGTGCGATCTATCTTCTAGGTTTGACTTAGAAAACTTCCAAACTCTTTTACTTCCTGTACATGAAAATAAACCTCTGGACGCCCAAGCGCTGAGGAGGATCAAAATGACGTTGTTCGAGTCGGGTCCCAGGATATTGGCCAATCACTTAACAAGGACTGATTTAGACTTAATTTTCGGGAACCGGGGCGAGGACGGCGTGAAGTCTAAATTAACTTTAGGGTTGAATTTGTGCGCCTTACCGCATGGACACCAGTTTAGAATGGATCTTATAGAAAG gaCTGAATGTTTAAAACTACTAGTAGCTGTAACGATCTTAACATGCGCTGATGAATCAGAGAGGACCGACACGTTGAACAAATGGATAGAAGTGGCGATAGATACAAAAACGGCGCTAGGAAACCTTTTTGGGTTTTGTGGCATTATGTTGGGATTATGTCTACCGCAG ATAGAGAAATTGAACACCACGTGGCACATGCTGCGACAAAAATACACCGACTCTGCCTTCAACTTCGAAGCAAAACTCCGCCCAATGTTAAAGAATATGAACAGTTGCTCAAATCCTCAAGCACCAAATACAACAATACCGCACTTGTTACCCCTGATCCTTCTTTTAGAACGTAATTTAAACGATTTTTTAACAATCAACGACCAAAATCAATTAGTTCAAACTAGTTTAGGCTTTTGGGAATGGAACACGCAGGATTTCGGCATCGGAACGCTGCTCAACCACATGGACACGGCCAGGAAGTACCTCGAAATGTGCTCCGTATATCAAAGAAACGCCGAAATCGTGTTGGGAGAAGCCAGAACCGACGAACTCACAATCGACATCTTCCGGACGGAGTTCCAGTTGAAGTTTCTATGGGGTTCGCGGGGGGCTTTCGCCAA